In one Tripterygium wilfordii isolate XIE 37 chromosome 22, ASM1340144v1, whole genome shotgun sequence genomic region, the following are encoded:
- the LOC119991531 gene encoding uncharacterized protein LOC119991531, which yields MNLDQLRIWTNDLRLSSGSNDQDDILGHEIKQKDENLDENIDENVDENVDENVDEFSTDMTSLIGKSPRLLFQCDRDDTYRSDDWMVRVVCRTHNHAPATYMKGHPYPGRLFESETQLMVHLSTKNVKPRDILTSLKKHNPDNVSTIKIVYNASQKFQIAEKAGKTHMQVVMSFLQREGYIFKSRTNVVTNELEDLFFAHPGSLER from the exons ATGAATTTGGATCAATTGAGGATTTGGACCAATGATCtgcgattgtcaagtggttcaaATGATCAG GATGATATTCTTGGgcatgaaataaaacaaaaagacGAAAATTTGGACGAAAATATTGATGAAAATGTGGACGAAAATGTTGACGAAAATGTGGACGAATTTTCCACCGACATG ACTAGTCTAATCGGGAAGAGTCCTAGACTGTTGTTCCAATGTGATCGCGATGACACGTACAGAA GTGATGACTGGATGGTAAGGGTGGTATGTAGAACACATAATCATGCCCCTGCAACATATATGaagggacatccataccccggtCGGCTCTTTGAAAGTGAAACCCAGTTGATGGTACATCTGTCTACGAAAAATGTGAAGCCACGAGATATTTTGACATCGTTGAAGAAGCATAATCCGGACAACGTGTCTACCATTAAGATTGTATATAATGCAAGCCAgaaatttcaaattgcagagaAAGCCGGTAAAACACATATGCAAGTTGTCATGTCATTCCTACAACGTGAAGGATACATTTTCAAGAGTCGAACAAATGTTGTAACCAATGAACTTGAAGATTTATTTTTCGCACATCCAGGATCATTAGAGCGATGA
- the LOC119991532 gene encoding uncharacterized protein LOC119991532, which yields MDATYKTNRYSMPLLEIVSVTATNMTFCIAFVFLHSEKVFNYTWALRWHIYRSILSKYRSSITDNETWNAFFKMWTKLLESETENAYVCNLADLEEMFVSAWTNKYLHFGNQTTNRVKSQHAKLKRYLESSQSDLVTSLSFIHHVIQSQDIAIKANIEQSKTIVQHRFNIPHFQELCGFVSIHALHLILKKFEQSKNAGEVSYKCGCQIRTSYGLPCAHEQAIYLNDGQPIPINSIDNFWRKLDLSPCVSLQDDDIDCVVDLQVFTKQFKQQTRHGKFNLLRKLREIITPSTTLIREPVVKTNTCGRPSSKKKVTSNTRANPSALVFVESDSPHSQEPSRHNYSFGGLDSKSREDISTLANMAIFEFVELDIFQFQEPVRHSCSSTYNYSVHAYVRQFPPTLHPYIMHVQYVKPYGNCGFRAIAVYLGLHEDAWAAIRYNLIEELHIFRTQYVAIFGSDDQWTRVYNSLNFFALDRGAPIEHWMTMPDMDLLIASKFNVILHVLSATQSFTYFPLRSTPPPSYQHITIYYSLLLDGKGRLELLRPLFGVFHVCGFVCLGSSMLWLWCFEVFYVVALVFGVFHVVALFIFGACVVFALELISSFSGHSKLYSK from the exons ATGGAcgcaacatataaaacaaatagGTACAGTATGCCTCTCCTTGAGATTGTCAGCGTGACTGCAACTAATATGACATTTTGCATAGCATTCGTGTTCCTGCACTCAGAAAAAGTGTTCAATTATACTTGGGCTTTAAG ATGGCACATCTATAGGAGTATTTTGAGCAAATACAGGTCATCAATAACTGACAACGAAACTTGGAATGCATTCTTCAAAATGTGGACTAAGTTGCTGGAATCTGAAACTGAGAATGCGTATGTGTGCAATTTGGCGGACCTTGAG gagatgtttgtatcCGCATGGACCAACAAATATCTACAttttggaaaccaaacaactaatAGAGTCAAGAGCCAGCATGCCAAGTTGAAACGATACTTGGAGTCATCACAGTCAGATTTGGTGACATCACTGTCATTTATTCATCACGTCATCCAATCACAAGACATAGCTATCAAAGCGAATATTGAGCAGAGCAAAACTATCGTCCAACATCGTTTCAATATACCGCACTTCCAAGAATTATGTGGTTTCGTTTCAATCCACGCATTGCATCTGATTTTGAAGAAATTTGAGCAATCTAAGAATGCCGGAGAAGTTTCCTACAAATGCGGATGTCAAATTCGTACGAGCTATGGACTACCATGTGCGCACGAGCAAGCAATATATTTGAACGATGGTCAGCCCATACCAATTAATTCCATAGATAATTTTTGGAGAAAACTTGACTTATCACCGTGTGTGTCTCTTCAAGACGATGACATCGATTGTGTCGTCGATCTGCAAGTGTTCACGAAACAGTTTAAGCAGCAAACAAGGCATGGCAAATTCAATCTTTTaaggaagttgagggagataatcacaccatcaacaACTTTAATTCGTGAACCTGTTGTTAAGACGAATACTTGTGGACGCCCCTCCTCGAAGAAAAAAGTTACATCAAATACTCGTGCTAATCCGTCTGCATTAGTGTTCGTTGAGTCTGATTCCCCCCATTCTCAGGAACCAAGCAGACACAATTATTCGTTTGGAGGCCTCGACTCGAAGAGCAGGGAAGACATATCCACTCTTGCTAATATGGCTATATTTGAGTTTGTTGAGCTAGATATTTTCCAGTTTCAGGAACCAGTgagacacagttgctcctctACTTACAACTACTCTGTACATGCATATGTTCGTCAGTTTCCACCTACACTTCATCCTTACATTATGCATGTACAATACGTAAAACCTTATGGAAATTGTGGCTTTCGGGCGATAGCTGTCTATCTTGGTCTTCACGAAGATGCCTGGGCAGCTATCCGTTATAACTTAATAGAAGAGTTGCACATATTCAGGACACAGTATGTTGCAATATTTGGCAGTGATGACCAGTGGACTCGTGTTTACAATTCACTGAACTTCTTTGCATTAGATAGAGGAGCACCgattgagcattggatgactaTGCCCGACATGgatctcttgattgcttcaaagttcaatgtGATATTACACGTTTTAAGTGCTACACAGAGCTTCACGTATTTTCCACTTCGATCTACTCCACCACCGTcgtatcaacat ATCACAATATATTACTCACTACTGTTAGATG GAAAAGGGCGGCTTGAGCTACTACGACCGCTGTTTGGGGTCTTCCATGTgtgtgggtttgtttgtttggggtctTCCATGTTGTGGCTTTGGTGTTTTGAGGTCTTCTATGTTGTGGCTTTGGTGTTTGGGGTCTTTCATGTTGTGGCTTTGTTTATCTTTGGTGCTTGTGTTGTTTTTGCCTTAGAGTTGATATCCTCTTTCTCTGGACATTCAAAACTCTATTCAAagtga
- the LOC119991754 gene encoding transcription factor PCL1-like, which translates to MGEEVKMSEVEIGGEDNADEERVMEWEVGLPSVDDVTPLFQALISPELASAFSISPEPYKTLLDVNRASQNTMSTIRGSGESHAMSSKNNFKSFAEERSRDPMVVEADDEITDRDGSGSDSRKLRKVECAEEADSALRTENPMDDPAARTLKRPRLVWTPQLHKRFVEVVAHLGIQNAVPKTIMQLMNVEGLTRENVASHLQKYRLYLKRMQGISGDGPSSSDQLFPSTPVPQNLQEGGNAGSGVHGNEHVGMPIPMPYPAQGGMISMPMPMAVYGHMGMQVGNQGDGYSNGFDRNNPYSMMHQQRDWSSKNFTNSNHHNHVASNDNNR; encoded by the coding sequence ATGGGGGAGGAAGTAAAGATGAGCGAGGTTGAAATTGGCGGAGAAGATAACGCTGATGAGGAGAGAGTTATGGAATGGGAGGTCGGATTACCCAGCGTTGATGATGTCACACCGCTTTTTCAAGCGTTGATCTCGCCAGAGCTTGCTTCCGCGTTCAGTATATCGCCGGAGCCATACAAGACTCTCCTAGATGTCAACCGAGCCTCGCAGAATACCATGTCCACGATTCGAGGCAGCGGGGAATCTCATGCTATGTCGTCGAAAAATAACTTCAAGTCATTTGCGGAAGAGCGGAGCCGCGACCCGATGGTGGTGGAGGCGGACGATGAGATTACCGACAGGGACGGGTCCGGATCTGATTCACGGAAATTGAGGAAGGTTGAGTGCGCGGAAGAGGCCGACTCGGCGTTGAGGACCGAGAATCCTATGGACGATCCAGCGGCCAGGACGCTGAAACGGCCACGTCTCGTTTGGACTCCGCAGCTGCACAAGAGGTTCGTTGAAGTTGTGGCGCACTTGGGTATCCAGAACGCAGTGCCCAAGACAATTATGCAGCTGATGAACGTGGAGGGCCTGACGCGGGAGAACGTCGCCAGCCATCTGCAAAAGTACCGGTTGTACCTGAAGCGGATGCAGGGAATATCTGGCGATGGACCGTCCTCGTCTGACCAACTCTTCCCCTCCACGCCGGTGCCGCAGAACCTGCAAGAAGGCGGTAATGCTGGTAGTGGTGTCCATGGGAATGAACACGTCGGAATGCCAATTCCCATGCCTTATCCGGCACAAGGGGGGATGATATCGATGCCGATGCCCATGGCGGTCTACGGACACATGGGGATGCAGGTCGGAAATCAGGGTGACGGGTACAGTAATGGATTCGACAGGAATAATCCATACAGTATGATGCATCAACAGAGGGATTGGTCCAGCAAGAATTTTACCAATTCTAATCACCATAATCATGTGGCTTCTAATGATAACAACCGATGA
- the LOC119990963 gene encoding pumilio homolog 2-like: MLSELGRRPMVGGNEGSFGDDLEKELGLLLREQRRQEAVDHERELTLYRSGSAPPSVEGSLSAVGGLFGGIGGGSGAAFAEFSSEEELRSDPAYLSYYYSNVNLNPRIPPPLLSKEDWRFAQRLKGSGPMLGGIGDTRKVNRADNGGGSRSLLSMPPGFDSRKPESSEVEPEKVHGTGEWGGDGLIGLPGLGLGSKQKSLAEIFQDDLGRAPSVIGHPSRPASRNAFDENLETLGSGEGDLAHLRRELASTDALLSSANGPPSSYTYAAALGSSLSRSATPDHQLVAGAPSPCPTPIGGGRSGNAEKRSVTGSNSFNGVSSGINESSDLIAALSGMNLSTNGVIGEENHFPSQIEHDVVGHQNYLFGLESDENRVKQHTYLKKSESGHLNMQVAPQSVKGTFRNSGKSNGGGSDLNSSLVADRHNGVQKSLVHSANSYLKGSPTSPFNGGSGLPGQYQHVDGTNSSFQSYGLSGYSLNPALASMMGSQLGAGNFPPLFENAAAASAMAVPGMDSRMLGGGFTPGSNLASVASISQNHGRVGSPMAGNALQAPFVDPMYLQYLRTPEFASAQLAALNDSSMDRNYGGNSYMNLLELQKAYVGALLSPQKSQYGVPLGGKFGSSNHHGYYANPSYGMSYPGNPLANPIIPNSPVGPGSPIRHNDLNMRFSPGIRNLAGGVMGPWHLDGGMNMDEGFASSLLEEFKSNKAKCFELSEITGHVVEFSADQYGSRFIQQKLETATTEEKNMVYQEIMPQGLALMTDVFGNYVIQKFFEHGLPSQRRELASKLFGHVLTLSLQMYGCRVIQKAIEVVDLDQKIKMVEELDGHVMRCVRDQNGNHVIQKCIECVPEDNIQFIVTTFFDQVVSLSTHPYGCRVIQRVLEHCKDLGTQSKVMDEILGSVSMLAQDQYGNYVVQHVLEHGKPHERSAIIKELAGKIVQMSQQKFASNVVEKCLTFGGPSERQLLVSEMLGNTDENEPLQAMMKDQFANYVVQNVLETCDDQQRELILGRIKVHLNALKKYTYGKHIVARVEKLVAAGERRIAAQSLHP, encoded by the exons ATGTTATCTGAATTGGGAAGGAGACCCATGGTAGGTGGTAACGAGGGATCGTTTGGGGATGATTTGGAAAAGGAGTTAGGGTTGTTACTTCGTGAGCAGCGTCGGCAAGAGGCTGTTGATCACGAGCGCGAACTCACTTTGTATAGGAGTGGCTCTGCTCCTCCATCTGTAGAGGGTTCGCTGAGTGCAGTGGGAGGGTTGTTTGGAGGAATTGGCGGCGGCAGTGGTGCTGCCTTCGCGGAATTTTCATCCGAGGAGGAACTTAGGTCTGATCCAGCTTATCTTTCCTACTACTACTCAAATGTGAACTTGAACCCTAGGATTCCTCCTCCATTGCTTTCTAAGGAGGACTGGAGGTTTGCACAGAGGTTGAAGGGAAGTGGTCCTATGTTGGGAGGGATAGGAGATACGAGGAAAGTGAATAGGGCTGATAATGGTGGTGGTAGTAGATCATTGCTTTCGATGCCACCTGGTTTTGACTCGAGGAAACCAGAGAGTAGTGAGGTTGAGCCAGAGAAAGTACATGGAACTGGTGAATGGGGTGGTGATGGCCTGATTGGTTTGCCTGGTTTAGGACTTGGGAGCAAACAGAAGAGCCTTGCTGAAATTTTTCAG GATGACTTGGGGCGTGCACCTTCTGTGATAGGTCATCCTTCCCGCCCTGCTAGCCGTAATGCATTCGATGAAAATTTAGAAACTTTAGGATCGGGTGAAGGCGACTTAGCTCATCTTCGCCGTGAGTTAGCATCGACGGATGCTTTACTGTCTAGTGCAAATGGCCCACCTTCTTCATATACTTATGCTGCTGCCCTGGGATCCTCTTTATCAAGGAGCGCCACTCCGGATCATCAGCTTGTTGCTGGGGCTCCTAGTCCTTGCCCCACACCTATTGGAGGAGGGAGAAGTGGCAATGCTGAAAAGAGGAGTGTCACTGGTTCAAATTCATTTAATGGTGTTTCGTCTGGTATCAATGAATCCTCAGATTTGATAGCCGCTTTATCTGGCATGAACTTGTCAACAAATGGTGTGATTGGTGAAGAGAACCATTTTCCATCTCAGATTGAACATGATGTTGTTGGTCACCAGAATTATCTGTTTGGTTTGGAAAGTGATGAGAATCGTGTTAAGCAACATACATACCTGAAGAAGTCTGAATCGGGGCATTTAAATATGCAGGTGGCTCCTCAATCAGTAAAGGGAACTTTCCGCAATTCAGGTAAGAGCAATGGTGGGGGATCGGACCTCAACTCATCCTTAGTAGCTGATAGGCATAATGGAGTGCAAAAATCTCTTGTGCATTCTGCTAATTCATATCTGAAAGGATCACCTACCTCCCCTTTTAATGGTGGAAGTGGCTTACCTGGTCAGTATCAGCATGTGGATGGTACAAATTCGTCATTCCAAAGCTATGGATTAAGTGGATATTCCTTAAATCCAGCGTTGGCTTCCATGATGGGTAGCCAACTTGGCGCTGGGAATTTCCCTCCATTGTTTGAAAATGCTGCTGCAGCATCAGCTATGGCAGTTCCTGGGATGGACTCTAGAATGCTTGGAGGTGGTTTTACTCCAGGGTCAAATCTGGCATCTGTTGCATCTATATCACAGAACCATGGTAGGGTGGGGAGTCCTATGGCAGGAAATGCTCTTCAGGCACCGTTTGTTGATCCGATGTATCTACAGTACTTGAGGACACCTGAGTTTGCTTCCGCACAGCTTGCTGCTTTGAACGATTCCTCTATGGATAGGAACTACGGGGGCAATTCATACATGAATTTACTCGAACTCCAGAAAGCTTATGTTGGAGCTCTGCTATCACCTCAGAAATCACAGTATGGTGTCCCATTGGGTGGTAAATTTGGCAGTTCCAACCACCATGGTTACTATGCAAATCCTTCATATGGCATGTCGTATCCAGGAAACCCCTTGGCAAATCCCATTATTCCAAACTCTCCAGTTGGTCCTGGCAGTCCTATAAGGCACAATGATCTTAACATGCGCTTTTCTCCTGGGATAAGGAACTTGGCTGGGGGCGTCATGGGACCCTGGCACTTGGATGGGGGTATGAACATGGATGAAGGGTTTGCATCATCACTTCTGGAAGAGTTTAAGAGTAACAAAGCTAAATGCTTTGAACTTTCAGAAATTACTGGTCATGTTGTAGAGTTCAG TGCCGATCAGTATGGTAGTCGATTCATTCAACAAAAACTTGAGACAGCCACAACGGAAGAGAAAAATATGGTTTATCAGGAAATAATGCCGCAAGGTCTTGCTTTGATGACTGATGTTTTTGGTAATTACGTAATTCAGAAG TTTTTTGAGCATGGACTTCCATCCCAGAGAAGAGAACTAGCCAGTAAACTCTTTGGTCATGTCTTGACTCTTAGTCTTCAGATGTATGGTTGCCGAGTGATTCAGAAG GCTATTGAAGTTGTTGACTTAGACCAGAAGATTAAAATGGTTGAGGAGCTTGATGGTCATGTAATGCGCTGTGTACGTGACCAGAATGGGAACCATGTCATCCAGAAGTGTATTGAATGTGTTCCTGAAGATAACATTCAATTTATTGTTACAACATTCTTCGACCAGGTTGTGAGCCTTTCTACACACCCGTATGGGTGCCGCGTTATACAG AGAGTACTGGAACATTGCAAAGACCTGGGAACACAGAGTAAAGTTATGGATGAGATTTTAGGATCTGTTAGCATGTTGGCACAAGATCAGTATGGAAATTATGTTGTTCAG CATGTGTTGGAGCATGGAAAGCCTCATGAACGCTCTGCTATAATCAAGGAATTAGCTGGGAAAATCGTCCAAATGAGCCAGCAGAAGTTTGCCTCCAATGTTGTGGAGAAGTGTTTGACGTTTGGCGGTCCTAGTGAACGTCAGTTACTGGTTAGTGAGATGCTGGGCAATACTGATGAAAATGAGCCTCTTCAG GCTATGATGAAAGATCAGTTTGCAAACTATGTTGTTCAAAACGTGCTTGAGACTTGTGATGATCAACAACGGGAACTGATCCTTGGTCGAATTAAGGTTCATTTAAATGCATTGAAGAAATACACGTATGGAAAGCATATTGTTGCCCGCGTAGAGAAACTGGTTGCTGCTGGGG AAAGGAGAATTGCTGCTCAATCTCTACACCCCTAG